One region of Oceanipulchritudo coccoides genomic DNA includes:
- a CDS encoding type II toxin-antitoxin system Phd/YefM family antitoxin — protein sequence MKATHSIGAFEAKTKLSELLERVQRGESFTITKHDRPVASLTSYSADSREKRKHSADRILEERGHYKLGGLDGKALREEGRK from the coding sequence ATGAAAGCAACCCATTCGATTGGCGCCTTTGAAGCGAAGACCAAGTTGAGCGAACTCCTTGAGCGAGTCCAGCGGGGTGAATCATTTACCATCACCAAACATGACCGCCCTGTGGCTTCGCTCACTTCCTATTCAGCGGATTCCCGGGAAAAGCGAAAACACTCGGCAGACAGGATTCTGGAGGAACGGGGTCACTACAAACTTGGCGGACTGGATGGGAAAGCGTTGCGCGAGGAGGGTAGGAAATGA
- a CDS encoding anaerobic sulfatase maturase, whose amino-acid sequence MSAPKEIEESRASAPFHIMVKPIGPKCNLDCTYCFYLEKEVLFGDGERWKMDDATLESYVRRYIEAQPADPVTFAWQGGEPTLCGVDFFEKVVKWQKQYGKGRQIDNAFQTNGTLLDDEWGAFLKRENFLVGLSIDGPAEVHDALRVKRSGAGSHAEVMKGLEFLKKHRVDFNTLTCVNRANQDKGAEVYAFLKGIGSRYMQFIPIIERLPDAEAKKLGLSHATPPKFAEEDENLDAPVTDWSVQPKAYGRFMWSMFKRWVQHDVGKIYVQLFDVALGKWAGVPGGLCVYSEECGRAMALEHDGSLYSCDHYVYPEFKIGNINEQSMAEMADSPQQKAFGKAKRETLPKFCIECDFRFTCNGGCPKHRFLLTPEDDPGLNYLCSGYRFIFGKMDPYMKAMAELYRNGQPPAAVMQLIKEKRLPKPA is encoded by the coding sequence ATGTCAGCCCCCAAGGAAATCGAGGAATCCCGTGCCAGCGCACCCTTTCACATCATGGTAAAACCAATCGGGCCGAAGTGTAATCTCGATTGTACCTATTGTTTTTATCTCGAGAAGGAGGTTTTGTTCGGAGACGGGGAGCGCTGGAAAATGGATGATGCCACGCTGGAGTCCTATGTGAGGCGCTACATCGAGGCACAGCCGGCCGATCCGGTGACCTTCGCCTGGCAAGGTGGCGAGCCAACCCTTTGCGGTGTGGATTTCTTCGAGAAGGTCGTCAAGTGGCAGAAGCAGTATGGCAAGGGCCGGCAGATCGATAATGCCTTCCAGACAAATGGAACGCTCCTCGATGACGAGTGGGGAGCCTTCCTTAAGCGTGAGAATTTCCTTGTCGGGCTCAGTATTGATGGACCCGCCGAGGTGCATGATGCACTACGGGTCAAACGAAGCGGGGCGGGTAGCCATGCCGAGGTAATGAAGGGGCTTGAGTTCCTCAAGAAACACCGCGTGGATTTCAACACGCTGACTTGCGTCAACCGAGCCAACCAGGACAAGGGCGCTGAGGTGTACGCCTTCCTGAAAGGCATCGGGTCGCGCTACATGCAGTTTATCCCGATTATCGAGCGCCTGCCCGACGCAGAGGCAAAGAAGCTGGGTTTGAGCCATGCCACTCCTCCGAAATTTGCCGAGGAGGACGAGAACCTTGATGCACCCGTCACCGACTGGAGTGTTCAGCCAAAGGCTTACGGGCGCTTCATGTGGAGCATGTTCAAGCGCTGGGTCCAGCACGATGTCGGAAAAATCTATGTTCAATTGTTCGATGTCGCGCTTGGTAAATGGGCGGGTGTCCCTGGTGGGCTCTGTGTCTACAGCGAGGAATGTGGACGGGCCATGGCGCTCGAGCACGATGGAAGCCTGTATTCGTGTGATCACTACGTTTATCCGGAATTCAAAATCGGCAACATCAATGAGCAATCGATGGCCGAGATGGCCGACAGCCCCCAGCAGAAGGCATTTGGAAAGGCCAAGCGCGAGACCCTTCCCAAGTTCTGCATCGAGTGTGACTTTCGCTTCACCTGCAATGGTGGCTGCCCGAAACACCGCTTCCTGCTCACCCCCGAGGACGATCCCGGCCTCAATTACCTCTGCTCGGGATACCGTTTTATCTTCGGCAAGATGGACCCCTACATGAAGGCCATGGCAGAGCTCTACCGCAACGGCCAGCCCCCAGCCGCGGTAATGCAACTGATCAAGGAAAAGCGCCTCCCCAAGCCGGCGTAA
- a CDS encoding M48 family metallopeptidase produces the protein MDFFEAQDNAIRKTKRLVFFYAVAVVCIVVCVYLAVTVGEFTYHQLSRPEGATYSPMDRMDVVDTGRIVWTAIGVVLLVGMGSLYKTLSLRGGGASVATSLGGERVDRSTNDHKRKQLLNVVEEMAIASGVPVPEVYILNREASINAFAAGWGRDDAVIAVSAGALATLSRDELQGVVAHEYSHVLHGDCRLNIRLMGVLFGIVMLTIFGRLLGSIFRGGIYASGGRRRSSGGGKGNGGALIIAVIVVVILVTIIGYIGSFFARLIQAAISRQREYLADAAAVQFTRNPDGIAGALKKIGSHSTHAVLEHPSASEAAHMFFADGLARGFSSALATHPPLDERIRLIDPQWDGKYDRHRPVKRKPEKAPSEEAAKAARPSGRQMIEGMAILGAIGTMSTGNLATAQQITGAIPESLDSRMRESEGARKVILALVMADNTLDDDAQWKVVEAAFSPDEITSIREAYDQVLALPRETRLAALELSTTTLTQSPLPGREDFLTLLNSLIQVDEHLSLYEFCVRRILRERLARGSGSASSDSSVQYMQLKPEVAKAVGNLLSIVAREAAGAGQPAALVSEAVTPLYLLNGKVSYHEAGEGDMGQLDHSLDILRSSAFAIRAQCLRAVVHCIKADGKLLPEEAESLRMLSLSLDCPAPPLGGALSN, from the coding sequence ATGGATTTCTTTGAAGCTCAAGACAACGCCATCCGGAAGACGAAACGGCTGGTATTCTTCTACGCGGTCGCGGTGGTTTGCATCGTGGTTTGTGTCTACCTGGCAGTCACCGTCGGGGAATTCACCTACCACCAACTCTCACGCCCCGAAGGTGCGACCTATTCGCCCATGGATCGTATGGATGTGGTGGACACGGGACGCATCGTATGGACAGCCATTGGGGTTGTCCTGCTCGTCGGCATGGGATCGCTCTACAAGACCCTGTCCCTGCGCGGCGGTGGAGCGAGTGTCGCTACCTCCCTTGGCGGGGAACGTGTCGACCGCAGTACCAACGACCACAAACGCAAGCAGTTACTCAATGTTGTCGAGGAAATGGCCATTGCTTCAGGTGTTCCGGTTCCGGAAGTGTATATCCTCAACCGGGAAGCTTCCATCAATGCCTTTGCCGCGGGGTGGGGACGGGATGACGCGGTCATTGCCGTTTCGGCGGGTGCCCTTGCCACTTTGAGCCGCGACGAGCTGCAGGGTGTAGTGGCTCACGAATACAGCCACGTCCTGCACGGTGATTGCCGGCTCAATATCCGCCTGATGGGCGTGCTCTTCGGGATCGTCATGCTGACCATTTTCGGTCGCCTCCTGGGATCGATCTTCCGTGGTGGAATTTATGCCAGTGGTGGACGCCGCAGAAGCAGCGGGGGCGGCAAGGGTAACGGCGGCGCGCTGATCATTGCCGTGATTGTCGTGGTCATTCTTGTCACCATAATTGGCTACATTGGCAGCTTTTTTGCCCGCCTGATCCAGGCGGCTATCTCCCGTCAGCGCGAGTATCTGGCTGATGCTGCAGCGGTACAATTCACACGGAATCCCGATGGCATCGCCGGTGCGCTCAAGAAGATCGGCAGTCACTCGACCCATGCCGTTCTTGAGCATCCCAGCGCCAGCGAGGCGGCACACATGTTCTTTGCCGACGGGCTGGCCCGTGGCTTCAGCAGCGCGCTGGCCACGCACCCGCCTCTTGATGAACGCATCCGGCTCATTGATCCACAGTGGGACGGTAAGTACGATCGCCATCGCCCGGTCAAAAGAAAACCCGAAAAGGCTCCCTCCGAAGAAGCTGCCAAGGCGGCCCGCCCAAGCGGTCGCCAGATGATCGAGGGAATGGCCATTCTCGGGGCGATCGGGACCATGAGTACCGGAAATCTCGCTACAGCGCAGCAGATCACCGGGGCGATTCCCGAATCCCTTGACAGCCGCATGCGCGAAAGCGAGGGCGCCCGAAAGGTGATTCTGGCCCTTGTCATGGCTGATAACACCTTGGATGACGACGCCCAGTGGAAAGTCGTCGAGGCGGCATTCTCGCCGGATGAGATTACCTCAATCCGCGAGGCATATGATCAGGTCCTTGCCCTGCCAAGGGAGACCCGATTGGCCGCGCTGGAGTTGTCGACTACGACGCTTACGCAGTCCCCGCTGCCCGGCAGGGAAGATTTTCTGACCCTGCTCAACAGCCTGATCCAGGTGGATGAGCACCTGAGCCTCTATGAATTTTGTGTGCGGCGAATCCTACGCGAACGCCTTGCCCGTGGCAGTGGCTCGGCCAGCTCGGATTCATCAGTCCAATACATGCAGTTAAAACCGGAAGTCGCCAAAGCGGTTGGGAATCTGCTCTCCATTGTGGCCCGTGAAGCGGCTGGAGCCGGTCAGCCGGCTGCGCTTGTCTCGGAAGCGGTCACTCCACTTTACCTCCTGAATGGCAAGGTTAGCTATCACGAGGCCGGGGAAGGCGATATGGGCCAATTAGATCATTCCCTGGATATCCTGCGCTCATCCGCCTTTGCTATCCGCGCCCAGTGCCTCCGGGCTGTTGTCCATTGCATCAAGGCAGATGGCAAATTGCTTCCCGAGGAAGCAGAATCTCTCCGCATGTTGAGCCTCAGCCTTGACTGCCCGGCCCCTCCGCTGGGTGGCGCTTTATCCAATTGA
- a CDS encoding ATP-binding cassette domain-containing protein, whose protein sequence is MLSLVNLSLAYGGPPLFDKTSMEIQPGDRLALIGRNGSGKSSLLKVISGEVPPDAGERILQGKPLVATMPQEIPELPGKSVEEALRDQLSDQHLDDWEVEARLHKCLSDLEMSEETPYPTLSSGQKRRVLLMACLVREPDILLLDEPTNHLDVEAIQWMESVLMNFKGALLFISHDRSFIRALAKSILDLDRGKLTRWNCDYDTYLIRKEEALEAESKQNAVFDKKLAQEEAWIRQGIKARRTRNEGRVRHLLKMREEHRQRRSKTGNVALNVTASQQASGHKVINAEEISAEYEGQLVFKPFSCEILRGDRVGILGPNGCGKTTLIKILLGKLTPPSGTVTHGTNLQVAYFDQNREVLNDAASIVENISDGNEFVEVGGQRKHIVSHLKDFLFTSEQAQAPIHNLSGGERNRLLLAKLFTRPFNVLVMDEPTNDLDLETLELLEEQLDQFDGTLLLVSHDRTFIDNVVTELLVFEPDKTIRPIVGGYGDYLTFKKRSQAPTKPAGQTDKSTTKKGKPQKARRFLNREQRELDELPALIEALEAEQEQIAADLANPEKLKSDPEFGATAKIRLDEIDTILHEKYARWEELEALKKELT, encoded by the coding sequence ATGCTTTCATTGGTCAACTTGTCCCTTGCCTATGGGGGGCCACCACTTTTCGACAAGACGTCGATGGAAATCCAGCCAGGTGACCGGCTGGCCCTGATTGGCCGGAACGGGTCCGGAAAGTCTTCCCTGTTGAAGGTGATTTCAGGCGAAGTGCCGCCGGATGCCGGGGAACGCATCCTTCAGGGCAAGCCGCTGGTCGCGACGATGCCGCAGGAGATTCCCGAGTTGCCGGGAAAGTCCGTCGAAGAGGCCTTGCGAGACCAGCTCAGCGACCAGCACCTTGACGATTGGGAAGTGGAGGCGCGCCTGCACAAGTGCCTCTCCGATCTTGAGATGTCGGAGGAGACGCCCTACCCGACCCTGAGCTCGGGCCAGAAGCGCCGGGTCCTGCTGATGGCCTGTCTGGTGCGCGAACCGGATATTCTCCTCCTGGATGAGCCTACCAATCACCTGGATGTGGAGGCGATCCAGTGGATGGAGTCGGTCCTGATGAATTTCAAAGGTGCCCTCCTGTTCATTTCGCACGACCGGTCGTTCATCCGCGCCTTGGCGAAGTCGATCCTCGATCTTGACCGGGGTAAGCTGACCCGTTGGAACTGCGATTATGATACCTACCTGATCCGCAAGGAGGAAGCATTGGAAGCGGAGAGCAAGCAGAACGCGGTCTTCGACAAGAAGCTGGCTCAGGAGGAGGCATGGATCCGTCAAGGCATCAAGGCCCGGCGCACGCGCAACGAGGGACGCGTACGGCATTTGCTCAAGATGCGCGAAGAGCACCGGCAACGGCGCTCCAAGACGGGCAATGTCGCTCTCAATGTCACCGCCAGCCAGCAGGCATCCGGTCACAAGGTGATCAACGCGGAAGAGATCTCCGCGGAATACGAGGGGCAGTTGGTCTTCAAACCCTTCTCCTGCGAAATCCTCCGTGGTGACCGGGTTGGCATCCTCGGTCCAAATGGCTGCGGAAAAACAACTTTGATCAAGATCCTGCTGGGCAAACTAACCCCGCCAAGCGGCACAGTCACCCACGGGACCAACCTGCAGGTGGCCTACTTCGACCAGAACCGGGAAGTGCTCAATGACGCGGCTTCAATCGTCGAAAACATTTCCGACGGAAATGAATTCGTCGAGGTCGGTGGCCAGCGCAAGCACATCGTCAGCCACCTGAAGGACTTTCTGTTCACCTCCGAACAGGCGCAAGCGCCCATCCACAATCTCTCCGGTGGGGAGCGCAATCGTCTCCTCCTCGCGAAGCTCTTCACCCGCCCGTTCAATGTCCTCGTGATGGACGAGCCCACCAATGATCTTGATCTGGAAACACTGGAATTGCTCGAGGAACAACTCGACCAGTTTGATGGAACCCTGCTCCTCGTTTCCCACGACAGGACCTTCATTGATAATGTGGTCACCGAGCTGCTGGTCTTTGAGCCCGACAAGACCATCCGCCCGATTGTCGGGGGATACGGCGACTACCTCACCTTCAAAAAGCGATCACAGGCACCCACAAAACCTGCCGGACAAACTGACAAATCCACTACAAAAAAGGGCAAGCCGCAGAAAGCCCGGCGCTTCCTCAATCGCGAACAACGCGAACTCGACGAACTCCCCGCCTTGATTGAGGCCCTTGAAGCTGAGCAGGAACAAATCGCCGCAGATCTGGCCAACCCGGAAAAACTCAAGTCAGATCCGGAGTTTGGCGCGACGGCCAAGATCCGTCTTGATGAAATCGATACAATCCTTCACGAAAAATACGCGCGCTGGGAAGAGTTGGAAGCGTTGAAGAAGGAGTTGACCTAA
- a CDS encoding type II toxin-antitoxin system VapC family toxin — protein sequence MSRSFVLDCSATLPWIFADEARKDCDGLLRELGKGAAAWVPALWHLELGNVLLGAMKHKRIDQAGIEIFLSNLGELDIRIDPETMKHAWVKTIDLGIQYKLTTYDAAYLELALRQGFPLATLDKGLVRAARTSGVELCLGRA from the coding sequence ATGAGCCGATCCTTTGTCCTGGATTGCTCAGCCACTCTTCCGTGGATCTTTGCTGACGAGGCGAGAAAAGACTGTGATGGATTGTTGAGGGAACTTGGAAAAGGCGCCGCAGCTTGGGTTCCCGCATTGTGGCATTTGGAGCTGGGCAATGTGTTACTGGGGGCGATGAAGCACAAACGCATTGATCAGGCCGGGATTGAGATATTTCTCTCCAATTTGGGAGAACTGGATATCCGCATTGATCCTGAAACGATGAAACACGCATGGGTTAAGACGATAGATCTTGGAATTCAATACAAGCTAACGACATACGATGCCGCATATCTGGAGCTTGCTCTTCGCCAGGGTTTCCCGCTGGCGACACTCGACAAGGGGTTGGTCCGAGCGGCCCGTACCTCGGGAGTGGAGCTCTGTCTTGGGAGAGCCTAA
- a CDS encoding formylglycine-generating enzyme family protein produces MDCCKPEKGFGSAEEPSDEKHASRAPDLSGMIRLEGGTFLMGCTDEDGWPADGEGPVREVELRPFYLDMTTVTNAQFAEFVESTGYKTEAERFGWSYVFQLLVPGNILRKLQGSRKVDGLNWWVGVEGASWKKPEGPGSNIKKRMNYPVVHVSWHDAKHFADWAGKRLPTEAEWEYAARGGLVQERYCWGNELTPKGKHMCNIWQGDFPKSNTAEDGYVGTAPARSFPKNGYGFYNMAGNVWEWCADWFSPTWHVPDKPETRINPKGPETGQDFGKTGGPGRVMRGGSYLCHDSYCNRYRVGARTANTPDSSTGNCGFRCAADIPDSPVAKE; encoded by the coding sequence ATGGATTGTTGCAAGCCGGAAAAGGGATTTGGAAGCGCGGAGGAGCCTTCGGATGAGAAGCACGCCTCACGTGCGCCTGATCTGTCCGGCATGATCCGCCTCGAAGGCGGGACTTTCCTGATGGGCTGCACGGACGAGGACGGCTGGCCCGCGGATGGTGAGGGTCCGGTCCGGGAAGTGGAGCTCCGGCCCTTTTATCTGGACATGACGACCGTGACGAACGCTCAGTTTGCGGAGTTTGTCGAATCAACCGGCTACAAGACCGAAGCGGAACGTTTTGGATGGTCCTACGTCTTTCAACTGCTGGTTCCCGGAAATATCCTGCGCAAGCTGCAGGGCTCACGCAAGGTGGATGGCCTGAACTGGTGGGTGGGCGTTGAGGGCGCGAGCTGGAAAAAACCGGAAGGACCGGGGAGCAACATCAAGAAGCGCATGAACTATCCGGTCGTGCATGTCTCCTGGCATGACGCCAAGCACTTTGCAGACTGGGCCGGCAAGCGCCTCCCGACTGAAGCAGAATGGGAATATGCCGCGCGGGGCGGGCTCGTCCAAGAGCGTTATTGCTGGGGCAATGAGCTGACCCCCAAGGGCAAGCACATGTGCAACATCTGGCAGGGGGACTTTCCCAAATCCAACACTGCCGAGGATGGCTATGTCGGGACCGCCCCGGCAAGGAGCTTTCCGAAGAATGGTTACGGATTCTATAACATGGCGGGCAATGTCTGGGAATGGTGTGCCGACTGGTTCAGCCCGACCTGGCATGTGCCGGACAAGCCGGAGACACGGATCAATCCCAAGGGCCCGGAAACCGGCCAGGATTTCGGCAAGACCGGTGGTCCCGGGCGCGTCATGCGCGGCGGTTCATACTTGTGCCACGATTCCTATTGCAATCGATATCGCGTTGGCGCACGTACGGCCAACACGCCCGATTCTTCAACCGGTAATTGCGGGTTTCGCTGCGCCGCGGATATTCCCGACTCCCCTGTAGCGAAAGAATAG
- a CDS encoding LemA family protein has protein sequence MTAWIILGVLLVIVVMLALYAVGIYNSLVTLRNRFKNAFAQIDVQLKRRYDLIPNLVETAKGYLKHERETLEAVIQARNAAASAGAKAAGNPGDPSAIKGLMGAETALGGAMGRFFALAEAYPDLKANQNMMQLTEELTSTENKISFARQSYNDSVMTYNTRREQFPAVIFAGMFNFGEAQLFEIEDEAEKAAPKVSFNS, from the coding sequence ATGACAGCATGGATAATATTAGGAGTTCTATTGGTAATCGTGGTGATGTTGGCGCTCTACGCGGTAGGCATCTACAACAGCCTGGTTACCCTGCGTAACCGATTCAAGAATGCCTTCGCGCAGATTGATGTGCAGCTCAAGCGGCGCTATGACTTGATTCCGAACCTCGTCGAGACGGCCAAAGGCTATCTCAAACACGAGCGCGAGACGCTGGAAGCGGTCATTCAGGCGCGTAATGCGGCGGCATCCGCTGGAGCCAAAGCGGCTGGAAATCCGGGCGATCCAAGCGCCATCAAGGGCCTCATGGGCGCGGAAACCGCCCTCGGCGGGGCAATGGGCCGCTTTTTTGCCCTCGCGGAAGCCTATCCCGACCTGAAAGCCAACCAGAACATGATGCAGCTCACTGAGGAACTGACCTCGACGGAGAACAAGATCTCCTTCGCCCGCCAGTCCTACAATGACTCAGTCATGACCTACAACACGCGGCGTGAGCAATTCCCGGCCGTGATTTTTGCAGGCATGTTCAACTTCGGCGAAGCCCAGCTCTTTGAGATTGAGGACGAAGCGGAAAAGGCGGCCCCCAAGGTCAGCTTCAATTCCTGA
- the radC gene encoding RadC family protein, with amino-acid sequence MTSLNTIPLGERPQERLQMKGPNALSDAELLAIVLRSGTRGCDVLSLSHKILHGSGSLRGLLRLTVEDMQAYPGIGGVKALQLQAMIEIARRVLSTGEAAPLMDSPERIYNWLRPIADGEPVEKFWVLSLSRKNRLLRCQAVTSGTATASLVHPREVFREAIRNSASALVCAHNHPSGDPSPSQADIRATRQLREASKVVQLDLLDHVIIGQREHDPAGSGYYSFAESGIL; translated from the coding sequence ATGACTTCCTTGAATACCATTCCATTGGGCGAACGGCCGCAGGAGCGCTTGCAAATGAAAGGGCCCAATGCCCTTTCGGACGCTGAGTTGCTGGCGATTGTCCTGCGAAGCGGGACGCGCGGATGCGATGTCCTGAGCCTTTCCCATAAGATCCTCCACGGTAGCGGATCCCTGCGCGGGCTCCTGCGGCTCACGGTGGAGGACATGCAGGCGTACCCCGGCATTGGCGGAGTGAAGGCCTTGCAGTTGCAGGCGATGATTGAGATAGCGCGCCGGGTCCTCTCCACCGGCGAGGCGGCGCCGTTAATGGATAGCCCGGAACGTATCTACAACTGGTTGCGCCCGATTGCCGACGGGGAACCGGTGGAAAAGTTCTGGGTCTTGTCGCTGAGCCGGAAGAACCGGTTGCTCCGTTGCCAGGCGGTGACAAGCGGGACAGCCACGGCGAGCTTGGTACATCCGCGGGAGGTGTTCCGCGAAGCCATCCGCAACAGCGCATCGGCACTGGTCTGTGCGCACAACCATCCGAGTGGCGACCCCTCGCCCAGTCAGGCGGACATCCGGGCAACGCGCCAATTGCGCGAAGCTTCGAAAGTCGTACAACTCGATTTACTGGACCATGTCATCATCGGCCAGCGCGAGCACGACCCGGCCGGCAGCGGCTACTACTCATTCGCCGAGTCCGGTATACTTTGA